A window of Microcystis aeruginosa FD4 contains these coding sequences:
- a CDS encoding GNAT family N-acetyltransferase → MTTSPVPQGDDFSDRQIRPVQYRDLEDIEALTLDDFDEDIDRRAQNFRTQVQQVRPWFGLFKILSLFPNPLQHRFHVYVAESLVNRGEEGKIRGAIQVTPFNSSRSTWRVEQVRVHPAESLSEPKGIGAQLLRYCLETVWEARTWVLEVNINQKDSLALFRQHGFQPLAELTYWSLPPQLLQELGKQEADLPNLLPVSNADAQLLYQLDCVSMPPLLRQVFDRHIQDFKISLVDSLLYRCQSCCGGPPISRGYVFEPQRKAAIGYFELILSNQDERPHQAKLIVHPAYTWLYPKLLIQMAQITRKYPPRSLELISADYQHERREYLEQLGAIRSSHTLMMSRSVWHKIRETKPENSALAEMLQGLQPVPRTPIPSRMSWLKWPNNPPLDSLDSPGEIPPAKPPSEPPDQGHPV, encoded by the coding sequence ATGACCACTTCTCCTGTTCCCCAAGGGGACGATTTTAGCGATCGCCAGATCCGTCCCGTACAATATCGGGATTTGGAAGACATTGAAGCTTTAACCCTGGATGACTTCGATGAGGATATTGATCGTCGCGCCCAAAATTTCCGCACGCAGGTGCAACAGGTGCGTCCTTGGTTTGGGTTGTTTAAAATTCTCAGTCTTTTTCCCAATCCTCTCCAACACCGTTTTCATGTCTATGTGGCTGAGTCCCTGGTCAATCGGGGAGAAGAAGGGAAAATTCGCGGGGCAATCCAAGTCACCCCTTTTAATAGTAGTCGCAGCACTTGGCGGGTGGAACAGGTGCGGGTGCATCCAGCGGAGTCTTTAAGCGAACCCAAGGGCATCGGGGCGCAATTACTGCGTTATTGTCTAGAAACGGTTTGGGAAGCGCGCACCTGGGTGTTAGAGGTTAATATCAATCAAAAGGACAGTTTGGCACTTTTCCGGCAACACGGTTTTCAGCCTTTGGCAGAATTAACCTATTGGTCTTTACCGCCGCAATTATTACAGGAATTAGGGAAACAAGAGGCAGATTTACCGAATTTACTGCCTGTGAGCAATGCTGACGCTCAATTGCTTTATCAATTAGATTGTGTGTCTATGCCGCCGCTACTACGTCAGGTATTTGATCGCCATATCCAAGATTTTAAAATCAGTTTAGTTGATAGTTTGCTCTATCGCTGTCAAAGTTGCTGCGGCGGTCCGCCAATTAGTCGCGGTTACGTTTTTGAACCACAACGAAAAGCGGCGATCGGTTATTTTGAATTAATCCTATCCAATCAGGATGAGCGACCCCATCAAGCGAAATTAATTGTCCATCCTGCCTACACTTGGCTCTATCCTAAGTTATTAATCCAGATGGCCCAGATCACTCGCAAGTATCCCCCTCGATCGCTAGAGTTGATATCTGCTGATTATCAGCACGAAAGACGGGAATATCTGGAACAATTGGGAGCGATCCGCAGTTCCCACACCCTGATGATGTCGCGCTCGGTATGGCACAAAATCCGCGAAACTAAGCCAGAAAATTCCGCCCTGGCAGAAATGCTACAGGGTTTACAACCGGTGCCGCGAACTCCCATCCCTAGTCGGATGTCTTGGTTAAAAT
- a CDS encoding MAPEG family protein, whose amino-acid sequence MNLSVSAILLYSIPAAAISVYLPFLLVAYARAKAGYDTSAPRAMFDQLPDYAKRATWAHQNGFETFMIYSAAALIAYVTGVSSSLAANCAIAFVILRLLFSLFYITNIPIARSLMFGLGSLCTYTLFGLSLGKIQ is encoded by the coding sequence ATGAATCTCTCCGTCAGCGCCATTCTCCTCTATTCGATCCCGGCTGCGGCGATCTCTGTCTATCTACCTTTTCTTCTGGTCGCTTACGCTAGAGCTAAGGCGGGTTACGATACCTCCGCTCCCCGGGCAATGTTCGATCAACTCCCAGACTATGCTAAACGAGCAACTTGGGCTCATCAAAATGGTTTTGAAACCTTTATGATCTATAGTGCTGCTGCTCTGATCGCCTACGTTACAGGAGTCTCCTCATCCCTGGCTGCTAACTGTGCGATCGCTTTTGTGATCCTCCGGCTTTTATTTTCCCTTTTTTATATCACTAATATCCCGATCGCTCGTTCCCTGATGTTCGGCCTTGGTTCCCTCTGTACCTATACTCTCTTTGGGTTGAGTTTAGGCAAAATTCAGTAA
- a CDS encoding thioredoxin family protein: MMIGSDGKEINTVSSVTVISDHTFEQEVFEVEKPVLVYFWASWCGPCRLVSPSIDWVAKTYGERLKVVKLEVDPNPDSVAKYKVEGVPALRIFKDNKLIATHEGAIGKQQLQSFIDTYVS, from the coding sequence ATGATGATCGGTAGCGATGGTAAGGAAATAAATACTGTGAGTAGCGTAACTGTCATTAGCGATCATACCTTTGAACAAGAGGTTTTTGAGGTCGAAAAACCTGTTTTAGTCTATTTTTGGGCCAGTTGGTGCGGTCCGTGTCGTCTGGTATCCCCCTCGATCGATTGGGTGGCGAAAACCTACGGCGAACGGCTAAAAGTAGTTAAACTAGAGGTGGACCCTAACCCCGACTCGGTGGCTAAATATAAGGTGGAAGGTGTTCCCGCTTTACGGATCTTTAAAGATAACAAACTTATTGCCACTCATGAAGGGGCGATCGGCAAACAACAATTACAATCTTTTATCGATACCTATGTCAGCTAA
- a CDS encoding LL-diaminopimelate aminotransferase — protein sequence MNDLTLANRLQALQSNVFADMDRAKAASREAGNTIIDLSLGSSDLGAAPHVIDAIERSLHDPHTHGYLLHNGTRDFRITAANWYSARFGVPVDPETEVLPLIGSQEGTAHLPLALLNPGDFALLLDPGYPSHLGGVALAGGQIYGMPILAKNDFLPVLEDIPEAVLAQSKLMVLSYPHNPTTAIAPLAFFQKAVDFCRQHNLVLIHDFPYLDIFFAGTSPPPSILQADRAKTNSIEFFTFSKSYNMGGFRVGFAIGNRQLIMALRQIKATVDFNQYLGILNGAIAALTGNQDSVKETVAIFQKRRNVFINALNRIGWSVPTPAATMYVWAKIPPSWPGNSVDFCRQLVAQTGVAVSPGSGFGKGGEGYVRFALVHDPDILEAAVEKIAAFLG from the coding sequence ATGAATGACTTAACCCTAGCAAACCGCTTACAGGCACTGCAATCCAACGTTTTTGCCGATATGGATCGGGCAAAAGCTGCCAGTAGAGAAGCGGGTAATACCATTATCGATCTTTCGCTCGGTTCCTCCGATCTTGGTGCTGCTCCCCATGTTATCGATGCTATAGAGCGATCTCTCCACGATCCTCACACCCACGGCTATTTACTCCATAATGGTACGCGAGACTTCCGAATAACTGCCGCTAACTGGTATAGCGCTCGCTTTGGTGTCCCCGTCGATCCAGAAACGGAGGTTTTACCCCTAATCGGTTCTCAGGAAGGCACGGCCCATCTACCTTTGGCCCTTCTCAACCCCGGGGATTTTGCCCTACTCCTCGATCCGGGTTATCCCTCCCATTTGGGCGGTGTTGCCCTTGCAGGCGGTCAAATCTACGGAATGCCAATTTTGGCAAAAAATGACTTTCTGCCGGTTTTAGAGGACATTCCTGAGGCAGTGCTGGCACAATCGAAGCTGATGGTCTTGAGTTATCCCCATAATCCGACTACAGCGATCGCACCTTTGGCATTTTTCCAAAAAGCGGTTGATTTTTGCCGTCAGCATAATTTAGTCTTAATCCACGATTTTCCCTATCTAGACATCTTTTTTGCGGGAACATCGCCTCCCCCGTCAATTTTACAGGCCGATCGAGCTAAAACTAATTCGATCGAGTTTTTTACCTTCTCCAAGTCCTATAATATGGGCGGTTTTCGCGTCGGTTTTGCCATTGGCAACCGGCAGTTAATTATGGCTTTGCGACAGATTAAAGCTACGGTTGATTTTAATCAGTATTTGGGCATTCTCAATGGTGCGATCGCTGCTTTAACCGGTAATCAAGATTCAGTCAAAGAAACCGTCGCTATCTTCCAAAAACGCCGGAATGTGTTTATTAATGCCCTAAATCGCATCGGTTGGTCGGTTCCCACTCCGGCTGCCACTATGTACGTTTGGGCGAAAATTCCCCCCAGTTGGCCGGGTAATTCCGTCGATTTTTGTCGGCAATTGGTGGCCCAAACCGGTGTCGCTGTTTCCCCCGGTTCCGGTTTTGGTAAGGGTGGCGAGGGTTATGTGCGTTTTGCCTTAGTTCACGATCCCGATATTCTAGAGGCCGCCGTGGAGAAAATTGCGGCTTTTTTGGGATAA
- a CDS encoding PEP-CTERM sorting domain-containing protein (PEP-CTERM proteins occur, often in large numbers, in the proteomes of bacteria that also encode an exosortase, a predicted intramembrane cysteine proteinase. The presence of a PEP-CTERM domain at a protein's C-terminus predicts cleavage within the sorting domain, followed by covalent anchoring to some some component of the (usually Gram-negative) cell surface. Many PEP-CTERM proteins exhibit an unusual sequence composition that includes large numbers of potential glycosylation sites. Expression of one such protein has been shown restore the ability of a bacterium to form floc, a type of biofilm.), with amino-acid sequence MDNFRLVASDISGDIGNVSTPEPSDMIGLGILGSGLVVCRCGVGRRWEIFLIPHPLRLKALIVLLSL; translated from the coding sequence ATGGATAACTTTCGCCTTGTTGCTTCTGATATTTCGGGTGATATTGGTAATGTGTCCACGCCCGAACCTTCTGATATGATCGGACTAGGCATACTAGGTAGTGGTTTAGTGGTGTGTCGGTGTGGGGTGGGGAGACGGTGGGAAATTTTCCTAATTCCCCACCCTTTGCGGTTAAAAGCTTTAATTGTGCTGCTGTCTTTGTAA
- a CDS encoding Rpn family recombination-promoting nuclease/putative transposase yields MFDNICKFIAENFSDDLATWLLGSPLSLTVLDPTELQLDPIRADSLIFLQSEELILHTEFQTDPNSKIPFRMLDYRIRVYRRHPQTPMRQVVIYLRRSDSPLVQENTFRLGETFHSFQVIRLWEEKTPQFFHHPGLLPFAVLSNTDDPEQVLSLVSRSLETISQKQVQSNLAAATSILAGLVLNRETIKKILRSDIMRESVIYQDILEEGEEKGRREGEEKGLQKGKEEKARQIAQKMLSAGFPISEIARFTDLSPATIEELQRQQHN; encoded by the coding sequence ATGTTTGATAATATTTGTAAATTTATTGCCGAAAACTTCTCCGATGATCTAGCCACTTGGTTATTAGGTTCTCCCCTCTCCTTAACCGTCCTCGACCCGACGGAATTACAACTAGACCCCATTCGTGCTGATTCTCTGATTTTTTTGCAGTCAGAGGAATTAATTCTCCATACCGAATTTCAAACCGACCCCAACTCTAAGATTCCTTTCCGAATGCTTGATTATCGCATTCGCGTCTATCGTCGTCATCCCCAAACACCAATGCGTCAAGTGGTAATTTATCTGCGACGTAGTGATTCTCCCCTAGTACAAGAAAATACCTTCCGTCTGGGGGAAACCTTTCATTCCTTCCAAGTCATCCGTCTTTGGGAAGAAAAGACACCACAATTTTTCCATCATCCCGGTTTATTACCCTTTGCTGTCCTCAGCAATACTGATGACCCCGAACAGGTGTTAAGTCTGGTGTCCCGTTCTCTAGAAACTATCTCCCAAAAACAGGTACAAAGCAATCTCGCAGCCGCTACCAGTATTCTCGCTGGGTTAGTATTAAATCGAGAGACGATTAAAAAAATCCTTCGGAGTGACATTATGAGAGAATCCGTCATCTATCAAGATATTTTAGAGGAAGGCGAGGAAAAAGGACGGCGAGAAGGCGAGGAAAAAGGACTACAAAAAGGTAAAGAGGAAAAAGCTCGGCAAATTGCCCAGAAAATGCTATCTGCTGGTTTTCCTATCTCAGAAATCGCCCGATTTACCGATTTATCCCCGGCAACTATCGAGGAATTACAAAGACAGCAGCACAATTAA
- a CDS encoding Rpn family recombination-promoting nuclease/putative transposase encodes MFDNICKFIAENFSDDLATWLLGSPLSLTVLDPTELQLDPIRADSLIFLQSEQLILHTEFQTDPNSKIPFRMLDYRIRVYRRHPQTPMRQVVIYLRRSDSPLVQENTFRLGETFHSFQVIRLWEEKTPQFFHHPGLLPFAVLSNTDDPEQVLSQVSRSLETISQKQVQSNLAAATSILAGLVLNRETIKKILRSDIMRESVIYQDILEEGREEGEEKGRQEGRQEGLQAGKEEKARQIALKMLSAGFSIPEIAQFTDLSPDAIEELQSRDD; translated from the coding sequence ATGTTTGATAATATTTGTAAATTTATTGCCGAAAACTTCTCCGATGATTTAGCCACTTGGTTATTGGGTTCTCCCCTCTCCTTAACCGTCCTCGACCCGACGGAATTACAATTAGACCCCATTCGTGCTGATTCTCTGATTTTTTTGCAGTCAGAGCAATTAATTCTCCATACCGAATTTCAAACCGACCCCAACTCTAAGATTCCTTTCCGAATGCTTGATTATCGCATTCGCGTCTATCGTCGTCATCCCCAAACACCAATGCGTCAAGTGGTAATTTATCTGCGACGCAGTGATTCTCCCCTAGTACAAGAAAATACCTTCCGTCTGGGGGAAACCTTTCATTCTTTTCAAGTCATCCGTCTTTGGGAAGAAAAGACACCGCAATTTTTCCATCATCCCGGTTTATTACCCTTTGCTGTCCTCAGCAATACTGATGACCCCGAACAGGTGTTAAGTCAGGTGTCCCGTTCTCTAGAAACTATCTCCCAAAAACAGGTACAAAGCAATCTCGCAGCCGCTACCAGTATTCTCGCTGGGTTAGTATTAAATCGAGAGACGATTAAAAAAATTCTTCGGAGTGACATTATGAGAGAATCCGTCATCTATCAAGATATTTTAGAGGAAGGCAGAGAGGAAGGCGAGGAAAAAGGACGACAAGAAGGACGACAAGAAGGATTGCAAGCGGGTAAAGAGGAAAAAGCTCGACAAATTGCCCTGAAAATGCTATCTGCTGGTTTTTCTATCCCAGAAATCGCCCAATTTACCGATTTATCCCCTGACGCGATCGAGGAATTACAATCGAGAGACGATTAA
- a CDS encoding Rpn family recombination-promoting nuclease/putative transposase, which produces MKTDSIFYRLFQTFPESFFDLLNLPPETVNHYQFSSLEVKQLAFRLDGVFLPDNLNDPIYFVEVQFQKDERFYSRFFSEIFLYFHQSESNNNWQGVIIYPYPEIENSPKSRYQEFFQSGRVNCYYLNQLDEGDSLGVKVLQLIVESEPNTLAQGKELIQQVRQQFQESLKRRDILELIETILIYKLPKMNRKEIEAMFSLSDLRETKVYQEALEEGIEQGIEQGIERGREEGELSAKKSLILRQLNLKLGSIPLKVEQKIKQLNPNQLDNLALALLDFSDWEDLHQWLNLKKKP; this is translated from the coding sequence GTGAAAACGGACAGTATTTTCTATCGTCTCTTTCAGACTTTTCCTGAAAGTTTCTTTGATTTGCTAAATCTTCCCCCAGAAACCGTCAATCATTATCAATTTTCCTCCCTAGAAGTTAAACAACTAGCTTTTCGTTTAGATGGGGTCTTTCTTCCCGATAACCTGAATGACCCGATTTACTTTGTCGAGGTACAATTTCAAAAAGATGAACGGTTTTACTCGCGCTTTTTTAGTGAAATATTTCTCTATTTTCATCAGAGTGAGAGTAATAACAATTGGCAAGGGGTAATCATTTATCCTTATCCAGAAATTGAAAACAGTCCCAAATCTCGTTATCAAGAATTCTTTCAGTCAGGTCGGGTTAACTGTTATTATCTGAATCAGTTAGATGAGGGGGATTCTCTGGGGGTAAAAGTGTTACAATTAATTGTCGAATCGGAACCAAACACCTTAGCACAAGGAAAAGAACTGATTCAACAGGTTAGACAACAATTCCAGGAGTCTTTAAAAAGACGGGACATTCTAGAATTAATTGAGACAATTCTCATTTATAAATTGCCGAAAATGAATCGTAAGGAGATAGAAGCTATGTTTAGTTTAAGTGATTTAAGAGAAACTAAAGTCTATCAAGAAGCTTTAGAGGAAGGTATTGAACAAGGTATTGAACAAGGTATTGAACGAGGTAGAGAGGAAGGAGAATTATCCGCTAAAAAAAGCCTAATTTTGCGTCAGCTAAATTTAAAACTAGGTTCTATTCCTTTAAAGGTAGAACAAAAAATTAAACAGTTAAATCCTAATCAACTGGATAATTTAGCTCTTGCTTTATTGGACTTTTCGGATTGGGAAGATTTGCACCAATGGTTAAATTTAAAAAAAAAGCCTTAG
- a CDS encoding Rpn family recombination-promoting nuclease/putative transposase produces MKTDSIFYRLFQTFPESFFDLLNLPPETVNHYQFSSVEVKQLAFRLDGVFLPDNLNEPIYFVEVQFQKDERFYSRFFSEIFLYFHQSESNNNWQGVIIYPHPEIENSPKSRYQEFFASGRVNCYYLNQLDEGDSLGVKVLQLIVESEPNTLAQGKELIQQVRQQFQESLKRRDILELIETILIYKLPKMNRKEIEAMFSLSDLRETKVYQEALEEGIEQGIERGIERGIEQGIEQGIERGRQEGELSAKLNSIPRLSVLGLTREQIAQALDLEIEQVQQVIEGQN; encoded by the coding sequence GTGAAAACGGACAGTATTTTCTATCGTCTCTTTCAGACTTTTCCTGAAAGTTTCTTTGATTTGCTCAATCTTCCCCCCGAAACCGTCAATCATTATCAATTTTCCTCCGTAGAAGTTAAACAACTCGCTTTTCGTTTAGATGGGGTCTTTCTTCCCGATAACCTGAATGAACCGATTTACTTTGTTGAGGTACAATTTCAAAAAGATGAACGGTTTTACTCGCGCTTTTTTAGTGAAATATTTCTCTATTTTCATCAGAGTGAGAGTAATAACAATTGGCAAGGGGTGATAATTTATCCTCATCCAGAAATTGAAAACAGTCCCAAATCTCGTTATCAAGAATTCTTTGCGTCAGGTCGGGTTAACTGTTATTATCTGAATCAGTTAGATGAGGGGGATTCTCTGGGGGTAAAAGTGTTACAATTAATTGTCGAATCGGAACCAAACACCTTAGCACAAGGAAAAGAACTGATTCAACAAGTTAGACAACAATTCCAGGAGTCTTTAAAAAGACGGGACATTCTAGAATTAATCGAGACAATTCTCATTTATAAATTGCCGAAAATGAATCGTAAGGAGATAGAAGCTATGTTTAGTTTAAGTGATTTAAGAGAAACTAAAGTCTATCAAGAAGCTTTAGAGGAAGGTATTGAACAAGGTATTGAACGAGGTATTGAACGAGGTATTGAACAAGGTATTGAACAAGGTATTGAACGGGGCCGACAAGAGGGAGAATTATCCGCTAAATTAAACTCCATTCCCCGTTTATCGGTCTTAGGGTTAACTAGAGAACAAATTGCCCAAGCTTTAGACTTAGAAATTGAACAAGTACAACAAGTCATTGAGGGACAAAATTGA
- a CDS encoding Rpn family recombination-promoting nuclease/putative transposase, which translates to MKTDSIFYRLFQTFPESFFDLLNLPPETVNHYQFSSVEVKQLAFRLDGVFLPDNLNEPIYFVEVQFQKDERFYSRFFSEIFLYFHQSESNNNWQGVIIYPYPEIENSPKSRYQEFFQSGRVNCYYLNQLDEGDSLGVKVLQLIVESEPNTLAQGKELIQQVRQQFQESLKRRDILELIETILIYKLPKMNRKEIEAMFSLSDLRETKVYQEALEEGREEGREKGREEGREEGELSAKLNSIPRLSVLGLSVEQIAQALDLEIEQVQQVIEGQN; encoded by the coding sequence GTGAAAACGGACAGTATTTTCTATCGTCTCTTTCAGACTTTTCCTGAAAGTTTCTTTGATTTGCTGAATCTTCCCCCCGAAACCGTCAATCATTATCAATTTTCCTCCGTAGAAGTTAAACAACTCGCTTTTCGTTTAGATGGGGTCTTTCTTCCCGATAACCTGAATGAACCGATTTACTTTGTTGAGGTACAATTTCAAAAAGATGAACGGTTTTACTCGCGCTTTTTTAGTGAAATATTTCTCTATTTTCATCAGAGTGAGAGTAATAACAATTGGCAAGGGGTAATCATTTACCCTTATCCAGAAATTGAAAACAGTCCCAAATCTCGTTATCAAGAATTCTTTCAGTCAGGTCGGGTTAACTGTTATTATCTGAATCAGTTAGATGAGGGGGATTCTCTGGGGGTAAAAGTGTTACAATTAATTGTCGAATCGGAACCAAACACCTTAGCACAAGGAAAAGAACTGATTCAACAAGTTAGACAACAATTCCAGGAGTCTTTAAAAAGACGGGACATTCTAGAATTAATCGAGACAATTCTCATTTATAAATTACCGAAAATGAATCGTAAGGAGATAGAAGCTATGTTTAGTTTAAGTGATTTAAGAGAAACTAAAGTCTATCAAGAAGCTTTAGAGGAAGGTAGAGAGGAAGGTAGAGAAAAAGGTAGAGAAGAAGGTAGAGAAGAAGGAGAATTATCCGCTAAATTAAACTCCATTCCCCGTTTATCGGTCTTAGGACTAAGTGTAGAACAAATTGCCCAAGCTTTAGACTTAGAAATTGAACAAGTACAACAAGTCATTGAGGGACAAAATTGA
- a CDS encoding Rpn family recombination-promoting nuclease/putative transposase — protein sequence MKTDSIFYRLFQTFPESFFDLLNLPPETVNHYQFSSVEVKQLAFRLDGVFLPDNLNEPIYFVEVQFQKDERFYSRFFSEIFLYFHQSESNNNWQGVIIYPHPEIENSPKSRYQEFFASGRVNCYYLNQLDEGDSLGVKVLQLIVESEPNTLAQGKELIQQVRQQFQESLKRRDILELIETILIYKLPKMNRKEIEAMFSLSDLRETKVYQEALEEGREEGREKGREEGREEGREKGREEGREQGELSAKLNSIPRLSVLGLSVEQIAQALDLEIEQVQQVIEGQN from the coding sequence GTGAAAACGGACAGTATTTTCTATCGTCTCTTTCAGACTTTTCCTGAAAGTTTCTTTGATTTGCTCAATCTTCCCCCCGAAACCGTCAATCATTATCAATTTTCCTCCGTAGAAGTTAAACAACTCGCTTTTCGTTTAGATGGGGTCTTTCTTCCCGATAACCTGAATGAACCGATTTACTTTGTTGAGGTACAATTTCAAAAAGATGAACGGTTTTACTCGCGCTTTTTTAGTGAAATATTTCTCTATTTTCATCAGAGTGAGAGTAATAACAATTGGCAAGGGGTGATAATTTATCCTCATCCAGAAATTGAAAACAGTCCCAAATCTCGTTATCAAGAATTCTTTGCGTCAGGTCGGGTTAACTGTTATTATCTGAATCAGTTAGATGAGGGGGATTCTCTGGGGGTAAAAGTGTTACAATTAATTGTCGAATCGGAACCAAACACCTTAGCACAAGGAAAAGAACTGATTCAACAAGTTAGACAACAATTCCAGGAGTCTTTAAAAAGACGGGACATTCTAGAATTAATCGAGACAATTCTCATTTATAAATTACCGAAAATGAATCGTAAGGAGATAGAAGCTATGTTTAGTTTAAGTGATTTAAGAGAAACTAAAGTCTATCAAGAAGCTTTAGAGGAAGGTAGAGAGGAAGGTAGAGAAAAAGGTAGAGAAGAAGGTAGAGAGGAAGGTAGAGAAAAAGGTAGAGAGGAAGGCAGAGAGCAAGGGGAATTATCCGCTAAATTAAACTCCATTCCCCGTTTATCGGTCTTAGGACTAAGTGTAGAACAAATTGCCCAAGCTTTAGACTTAGAAATTGAACAAGTACAACAAGTCATTGAGGGACAAAATTGA
- a CDS encoding aspartate aminotransferase, with translation MRESVIYQDILEEGREEGREQGELSAKLNSIPRLSVLGLSVEQIAQALDLEIEQVQQVIEGQN, from the coding sequence ATGAGAGAATCCGTCATCTATCAAGATATTTTAGAGGAAGGCAGAGAGGAAGGCAGAGAGCAAGGGGAATTATCCGCTAAATTAAACTCCATTCCCCGTTTATCGGTCTTAGGACTAAGTGTAGAACAAATTGCCCAAGCTTTAGACTTAGAAATTGAACAAGTACAACAAGTCATTGAGGGACAAAATTGA
- a CDS encoding Rpn family recombination-promoting nuclease/putative transposase translates to MFDNICKFIAENFSDDLATWLLGSPLSLTVLDPTELQLDPIRADSLIFLQSEQLILHTEFQTDPNSKIPFRMLDYRIRVYRRHPQTPMRQVVIYLRRSDSPLVQENTFRLGETFHSFQVIRLWEEKTPQFFHHPGLLPFAVLSNTDDPEQVLSLVSRSLETISQKQVQSNLAAATSILAGLVLNRETIKKILRSDIMRESVIYQDILEEGREEGEEKGLQKGKEEKARQIALKMLSAGFPVPEIARFTDLSPDAIEELQSRDD, encoded by the coding sequence ATGTTTGATAATATTTGTAAATTTATTGCCGAAAACTTCTCCGATGATTTAGCCACTTGGTTATTGGGTTCTCCCCTCTCCTTAACCGTCCTCGACCCGACGGAATTACAATTAGACCCCATTCGTGCTGATTCTCTGATTTTTTTGCAGTCAGAGCAATTAATTCTCCATACCGAATTTCAAACCGACCCCAACTCTAAGATTCCTTTCCGAATGCTTGATTATCGCATTCGCGTCTATCGTCGTCATCCCCAAACACCAATGCGTCAAGTGGTAATTTATCTGCGACGTAGTGATTCTCCCCTAGTACAAGAAAATACCTTCCGTCTGGGGGAAACCTTTCATTCCTTCCAAGTCATCCGTCTTTGGGAAGAAAAGACACCACAATTTTTCCATCATCCCGGTTTATTACCCTTTGCTGTCCTCAGCAATACTGATGACCCCGAACAGGTGTTAAGTCTGGTGTCCCGTTCTCTAGAAACTATCTCCCAAAAACAGGTACAAAGCAATCTCGCAGCCGCTACCAGTATTCTCGCTGGGTTAGTATTAAATCGAGAGACGATTAAAAAAATCCTTCGGAGTGACATTATGAGAGAATCCGTCATCTATCAAGATATTTTAGAGGAAGGCAGAGAGGAAGGCGAGGAAAAAGGACTACAAAAAGGTAAAGAAGAAAAAGCCAGACAAATTGCCCTGAAAATGCTATCTGCTGGTTTTCCTGTCCCAGAAATCGCCCGATTTACCGATTTATCCCCCGACGCGATCGAGGAATTACAATCGAGAGACGATTAA